Proteins from a genomic interval of Tautonia marina:
- a CDS encoding NADH:flavin oxidoreductase/NADH oxidase: protein MPADNAHQDDSPSPSHGSIADADHDREIPEIDLLSPLSIRGVTLRNRIVMSPMCQYSSEDGLANDWHLVHLGSRAAGGTALVMVEATAVTPEGRISPADMGIWGEQHVEPLARIARFVKGQGAVAAIQLAHAGRKASCEPPWKGGASITSPEAGGWTVVGPSPIPFHDGDPVPQALDQLGIEGIIDAFEAACRRALEAGFEVIEIHAAHGYLLHEFLSPLSNLRTDSYGGSLENRMRLVLRVAERLRGIMPDALPLFVRISATDWVEGGWDIEQSIALSRLLKGLGVDLIDVSSGALVPKATIPVSKGYQVPFARRIKDEAGIMTGAVGLITEPGHANEIITAGDADLAFIGRELLREPYWAIKAQHDLDGEPSWPIPYGYAVQRRAK from the coding sequence ATGCCCGCCGACAACGCCCACCAGGACGATTCCCCCAGCCCTTCGCACGGCAGCATCGCCGACGCCGACCACGACCGGGAAATCCCCGAGATCGATCTGCTCAGCCCCCTGAGCATCCGGGGGGTGACCCTGCGCAATCGGATCGTGATGTCGCCCATGTGCCAGTATTCGTCCGAGGACGGCCTGGCCAATGACTGGCACCTCGTCCACCTGGGCAGCCGGGCCGCCGGGGGCACGGCGCTGGTCATGGTCGAGGCCACCGCCGTGACCCCCGAGGGCCGCATCTCGCCCGCCGACATGGGAATCTGGGGCGAGCAGCACGTCGAGCCCCTCGCCCGGATCGCCCGATTCGTCAAGGGCCAGGGGGCCGTCGCCGCGATTCAGCTTGCCCACGCCGGTCGCAAGGCCAGTTGCGAGCCTCCCTGGAAGGGAGGCGCCAGCATCACGTCTCCCGAGGCAGGCGGCTGGACGGTCGTCGGGCCGAGCCCGATCCCGTTCCACGACGGCGACCCTGTCCCCCAAGCCCTGGACCAACTGGGCATCGAGGGGATCATCGACGCCTTCGAGGCCGCCTGCCGGAGGGCGCTGGAGGCCGGTTTCGAGGTCATCGAAATCCACGCGGCCCACGGCTACCTCCTGCACGAGTTCCTCTCGCCGCTGAGCAACCTCCGAACCGATTCCTACGGCGGTAGCCTGGAAAACCGGATGCGACTGGTCCTGCGGGTCGCCGAGCGGCTGCGGGGGATCATGCCGGACGCGTTGCCGCTGTTCGTCCGCATCTCGGCGACCGACTGGGTTGAGGGGGGCTGGGACATCGAGCAGTCGATTGCCCTGTCGAGGCTCCTGAAGGGCCTGGGTGTGGACCTGATCGACGTGTCCTCCGGCGCCTTGGTGCCCAAGGCGACGATCCCGGTGTCGAAGGGCTATCAAGTGCCCTTCGCCCGTCGGATCAAGGACGAGGCGGGGATCATGACCGGGGCAGTGGGCCTGATCACCGAGCCGGGGCACGCGAATGAGATCATCACGGCCGGGGATGCCGACCTGGCGTTCATTGGCCGGGAGTTGCTCCGGGAGCCGTACTGGGCGATCAAGGCCCAGCACGACCTGGACGGGGAGCCGTCCTGGCCGATCCCGTATGGCTATGCCGTTCAACGTCGGGCGAAGTAG